In the genome of Neodiprion pinetum isolate iyNeoPine1 chromosome 2, iyNeoPine1.2, whole genome shotgun sequence, one region contains:
- the LOC124212223 gene encoding uncharacterized protein → MADLPKSRVDNAPAFYHTGVDYFGPILVKEKKHRNRGSVKVYGCVFICMSTKAIHVKIASDLTTDAFIAALRRFTGRRGIPGHIYSDNGTNFVGANSQFREFYALRESEEFRSQLYSFTSNKKFEWHFNPPLSPYFGGIWEAAVKSCKHHLKRVMRDLLFTYKELTTLAVEIEVILNSRPLCSISTDPNDPTALTPAHFLVGRPLTMLPENDFSLVPDDRLSSWQLIMKTRQEFWRRWQLEYLSELQKRQKWINPTKNIAQDAIVLLIDKNQPCMQWRLGRAAELHPGGDGVVRVVTVKPTHGTYKRNTKSICALPISA, encoded by the coding sequence ATGGCTGACTTGCCTAAATCGAGAGTAGATAACGCGCCGGCGTTTTATCACACGGGAGTCGATTATTTCGGTCCTATACTCGTCAAAGAGAAAAAGCATCGTAATCGCGGTAGCGTGAAGGTTTACGGCTGCGTATTCATATGCATGTCTACGAAAGCTATTCACGTCAAGATCGCGAGCGACCTAACAACAGACGCATTCATCGCGGCGTTACGACGATTCACCGGTCGTCGGGGTATTCCAGGGCATATCTATTCCGATAACGGGACAAATTTTGTCGGCGCGAACAGTCAATTTCGCGAATTTTACGCGTTGAGAGAATCTGAAGAATTTCGCTCTCAACTATACTCATTCACgtcaaacaaaaaattcgaatgGCATTTTAATCCGCCCCTCTCACCTTATTTCGGAGGTATCTGGGAGGCGGCCGTAAAATCTTGTAAACACCACCTCAAGCGCGTAATGCGCGATCTTTTGTTCACTTACAAAGAGCTAACCACTCTAGCAGTCGAAATCGAAGTCATTCTAAATTCTCGCCCATTGTGCTCTATTTCGACGGATCCGAACGATCCAACCGCTTTAACTCCTGCGCATTTTCTTGTCGGTAGACCTCTCACAATGCTGCcggaaaatgatttttcgcTTGTTCCCGACGACCGATTGTCGTCGTGGCAATTAATCATGAAGACCCGGCAAGAATTTTGGCGCAGATGGCAACTCGAATATCTAAGCGAGTTGCAAAAACGACAAAAATGGATAAATCCAACTAAAAACATCGCACAGGACGCTATCGTCCTATTAATCGACAAGAATCAACCTTGTATGCAGTGGCGCCTGGGTCGAGCGGCCGAGCTACATCCGGGAGGCGATGGCGTGGTCAGAGTCGTCACCGTAAAACCAACTCACGGAACTTACAAGCGCAACACGAAATCGATTTGCGCATTGCCCATAAGCGCATGA